A window from Actinomycetospora corticicola encodes these proteins:
- a CDS encoding glycosyltransferase has product MTGGTVHAVVVTRHRPELLADGLAVIAGQTRRPDHLVVVDNGPDEKTREVVESCGLPVTYLPSQHNLGGAGGYALGLLTALAAGADWLWMADDDGRPADEHVLATLLEVAERRGLAEVSPVIADAADPERLAFPLRRGLTWVRRRSDLDGFGDGELMPGIAHLFNGALFRAGTLDVVGVPDLRLFVRGDEVELHRRLMRSGLPYGTCLTTAYVHPDGSDEFKPMLGGRLHAQDPGDATKRYYTYRNRGYLLAQPGLRKLGAIEHLRFGWYFLVERRDPRALRDWLRLVRLGRRERFRRA; this is encoded by the coding sequence GTGACGGGCGGCACCGTCCACGCGGTCGTCGTCACCCGGCACCGCCCCGAGCTGCTGGCCGACGGCCTCGCGGTCATCGCGGGCCAGACCCGCCGTCCGGACCATCTCGTGGTGGTGGACAACGGGCCGGACGAGAAGACCCGCGAGGTGGTCGAGTCCTGCGGGCTGCCGGTCACCTACCTGCCCTCGCAGCACAACCTCGGCGGCGCCGGCGGCTACGCCCTCGGCCTGCTCACCGCGCTCGCCGCGGGCGCGGACTGGCTCTGGATGGCCGACGACGACGGGCGCCCCGCCGACGAGCACGTGCTCGCGACGCTGCTCGAGGTCGCCGAGCGCCGGGGCCTCGCGGAGGTCTCGCCGGTGATCGCGGACGCCGCCGACCCGGAGCGGCTCGCGTTCCCGCTGCGCCGCGGCCTGACCTGGGTGCGGCGCCGCAGCGACCTCGACGGGTTCGGCGACGGCGAGCTGATGCCCGGCATCGCGCACCTGTTCAACGGCGCGCTCTTCCGCGCCGGGACACTCGATGTGGTGGGCGTCCCCGATCTCCGCCTGTTCGTGCGCGGTGACGAGGTCGAACTGCACCGCCGCCTCATGCGCTCGGGTCTTCCCTACGGGACGTGCCTGACGACGGCCTACGTCCACCCCGACGGGTCCGACGAGTTCAAACCGATGCTCGGCGGTCGGCTGCACGCCCAGGATCCGGGCGACGCGACCAAGCGCTACTACACCTACCGCAACCGCGGCTACCTGCTCGCGCAGCCGGGTCTGCGCAAGCTGGGCGCCATCGAGCACCTGCGCTTCGGCTGGTACTTCCTCGTGGAACGACGCGACCCGCGGGCACTGCGCGACTGGCTGCGCCTCGTCCGGCTCGGTCGCCGCGAGAGGTTCCGCCGGGCATGA
- a CDS encoding ABC transporter ATP-binding protein produces MVSIEVQGASVDFPIFDAKNRSLKKSVLGRAGGRITDAKVPVVEALRDIDLSLQAGDRVGLVGHNGAGKSTLLRLLAGIYEPTRGRARIRGRVAPVFDLAVGMDPEISGLENILIRGLFLGMTRREMERRVDEIAEFTELGDYLRMPLRTYSTGMRVRLALGVVTSIDPEILILDEGIGAVDAAFLEKARDRLRDLVARSGMLVFASHSDEFLVELCDTAIWMDTGEIKEQGTLREVVSHYKGRDLFETLSPETLERIGAGRAPDGGRVHP; encoded by the coding sequence ATGGTCTCGATCGAGGTCCAGGGCGCGAGCGTCGACTTCCCGATCTTCGACGCGAAGAACCGCAGCCTCAAGAAGTCGGTGCTCGGCCGGGCGGGCGGGCGCATCACCGATGCGAAGGTCCCGGTGGTGGAGGCCCTGCGCGACATCGACCTGTCGCTGCAGGCCGGCGACCGCGTCGGGCTCGTGGGGCACAACGGCGCGGGCAAGTCCACGCTGCTGCGTCTGCTCGCCGGCATCTACGAACCGACGCGCGGCCGCGCACGTATCCGGGGGCGTGTCGCCCCGGTCTTCGACCTCGCCGTCGGGATGGATCCCGAGATCTCCGGGTTGGAGAACATCCTCATCCGCGGGCTCTTCCTCGGCATGACCCGCCGCGAGATGGAACGCCGGGTCGACGAGATCGCGGAGTTCACCGAGCTCGGCGACTACCTGCGGATGCCGCTGCGCACCTACTCGACGGGCATGCGGGTGCGGCTCGCGCTCGGCGTCGTCACCTCGATCGACCCCGAGATCCTCATCCTCGACGAGGGCATCGGCGCGGTCGACGCGGCCTTCCTCGAGAAGGCGCGCGACCGGCTCCGCGACCTCGTCGCCCGCTCCGGCATGCTCGTGTTCGCCTCGCACTCCGACGAGTTCCTCGTCGAGCTGTGCGACACCGCGATCTGGATGGACACGGGCGAGATCAAGGAGCAGGGCACCCTGCGCGAGGTGGTCAGCCACTACAAGGGCCGGGATCTCTTCGAGACCCTGAGCCCCGAGACGCTCGAGCGGATCGGAGCGGGACGGGCCCCGGACGGCGGACGGGTGCACCCGTGA
- a CDS encoding ABC transporter permease has product MHGASPRSWSRAFADIRQAVAQRELWGHLGWQDIKQRYRRSTIGPLWITISMAVTAAALGGLYSQLFGQPIGTFMPYVTVGFMIWYFISACVLEGTETFIANEGLIRFLPAPLMIYVFRTVWRQVLFFAHNVVVYVIVLVIFFNQLDEPYRMIAKVPGTLDLPGTLHPGLSWAALLAIPAFVLIVANGLWVTLLFGIIATRFRDIPPVVSSFMQLFFTMTPIIWTPDLLRGGEPGSARAIVEQLAKLNPFYHFIEIFRAPLVGQVQSWTHWAVVGVITVVGWTLALIALRNYRSRVAYWV; this is encoded by the coding sequence CTGCACGGGGCGTCCCCGCGCTCCTGGTCGCGCGCCTTCGCCGACATCCGCCAGGCGGTCGCCCAGCGCGAGCTGTGGGGTCACCTCGGGTGGCAGGACATCAAGCAGCGCTACCGCCGCTCCACGATCGGCCCGCTGTGGATCACGATCAGCATGGCCGTGACGGCGGCGGCGCTCGGCGGGCTCTACTCCCAGCTGTTCGGCCAGCCGATCGGCACCTTCATGCCGTACGTGACCGTCGGCTTCATGATCTGGTACTTCATCAGCGCCTGCGTGCTGGAGGGGACCGAGACCTTCATCGCCAACGAGGGCCTCATCCGCTTCCTGCCGGCCCCGCTGATGATCTACGTGTTCCGCACGGTGTGGCGCCAGGTCCTCTTCTTCGCCCACAACGTGGTCGTCTACGTCATCGTGCTGGTGATCTTCTTCAACCAGCTCGACGAGCCCTACCGGATGATCGCGAAGGTGCCCGGGACGCTGGACCTGCCGGGCACCCTGCACCCCGGGCTCTCCTGGGCGGCGCTGCTCGCGATCCCCGCCTTCGTCCTCATCGTGGCGAACGGCCTCTGGGTGACGCTGCTGTTCGGCATCATCGCCACCCGGTTCCGGGACATCCCGCCGGTGGTCTCCAGCTTCATGCAGCTGTTCTTCACGATGACGCCGATCATCTGGACCCCCGATCTGCTGCGCGGCGGCGAACCCGGCAGCGCGCGGGCGATCGTCGAGCAGCTCGCGAAGCTGAACCCCTTCTACCACTTCATCGAGATCTTCCGGGCCCCGCTCGTGGGGCAGGTGCAGAGCTGGACGCACTGGGCGGTCGTCGGCGTGATCACCGTGGTCGGCTGGACGCTGGCCCTGATCGCGCTGCGCAACTACCGCTCGCGCGTCGCGTACTGGGTGTGA
- a CDS encoding bacterial proteasome activator family protein, whose product MTDMSEQSGDGPGVSAGDQVMIVGADGRPVGTVRMPSGENGEAGEEPEGGREDLSSAVEEPAKVMRIGTMIKQLLEEVRATELDDASRRRLKEIHASSLAELESALSPELREELARIIAPFEGDDAPSDGELRIAQAQLVGWLEGLFHGIQTALVAQQMAARMQLEQMRRGLPAGSGGSTGSQGATGQYL is encoded by the coding sequence ATGACGGACATGAGCGAGCAGTCAGGCGACGGTCCCGGGGTCTCCGCGGGCGACCAGGTGATGATCGTCGGCGCCGACGGCCGGCCCGTGGGGACCGTGCGGATGCCGTCCGGCGAGAACGGCGAGGCGGGAGAGGAGCCCGAGGGCGGGCGCGAGGACCTCTCGTCCGCCGTCGAGGAGCCGGCGAAGGTCATGCGGATCGGCACGATGATCAAGCAGCTCCTCGAGGAGGTGCGGGCCACCGAGCTGGACGACGCCAGCCGTCGTCGGCTCAAGGAGATCCACGCGTCGAGCCTCGCCGAGCTCGAGTCGGCGCTGTCCCCCGAGCTCCGCGAGGAGCTGGCCCGCATCATCGCCCCGTTCGAGGGCGACGACGCCCCCTCCGACGGCGAGCTCCGGATCGCCCAGGCCCAGCTCGTCGGGTGGCTCGAGGGCCTCTTCCACGGCATCCAGACGGCGCTCGTCGCCCAGCAGATGGCCGCCCGCATGCAGCTCGAGCAGATGCGTCGCGGCCTCCCCGCGGGGTCGGGCGGCAGCACCGGGTCGCAGGGGGCGACCGGCCAGTACCTCTGA
- a CDS encoding cysteine desulfurase-like protein yields the protein MTVDVARVRGQVPALGDGWVHLDAPAGMQVPEQVATAVSAALRAPVSPPGSVFPASQRGGAIIDAARRAVADLVGADPKGVVLGASVGSLLERLADALSATWSLGDEVVVSRLDDRANVLPWTRACSRTGAAVRWAEVDIESCELPSWQYDDLLGPRTRVVTVTAACSHLGTRTEIAAIARKVHALPTPSSGVEPLMVVDASAAAPYLPLDLDTMGADVMVLSAAAWGGPSVGALVFRQPEILDRLPAVSYDAAARGPERLELGDAPVALLAGLAASVDHLAELDDRARGSRRDRVLTSMSSLRAHHDELTAHLVQELRYLPGVTVIGDPARRIPTVAFVVAGRTAQEVAERVADRGVCVLIDPGDQGALEVIGGAEIGGVVKVGLAHYTSRADVDALLGALSRM from the coding sequence ATGACGGTGGACGTCGCTCGGGTCCGGGGGCAGGTCCCCGCGCTCGGTGACGGCTGGGTCCACCTCGACGCGCCGGCTGGGATGCAGGTGCCCGAGCAGGTCGCCACGGCGGTGTCCGCCGCCCTGCGCGCGCCGGTGTCGCCGCCGGGCTCGGTGTTCCCCGCCTCGCAGCGCGGGGGCGCGATCATCGACGCCGCCCGTCGAGCGGTGGCCGACCTCGTCGGCGCGGATCCCAAGGGCGTGGTCCTCGGGGCGTCGGTGGGCTCGCTGCTGGAACGGCTGGCCGACGCGCTGTCCGCGACGTGGTCCCTGGGCGACGAGGTCGTCGTCTCCCGGCTGGACGACCGGGCGAACGTACTGCCCTGGACCCGCGCCTGCTCGCGGACGGGCGCGGCCGTGCGGTGGGCCGAGGTCGACATCGAGTCGTGCGAGCTGCCCAGCTGGCAGTACGACGACCTGCTCGGGCCGCGCACCCGTGTCGTCACCGTCACCGCGGCGTGCAGTCACCTCGGTACCCGCACGGAGATCGCGGCCATCGCCCGCAAGGTGCACGCCCTGCCGACGCCGTCCTCCGGGGTGGAGCCGCTGATGGTCGTGGACGCCTCGGCGGCCGCGCCCTACCTCCCGCTGGACCTCGACACCATGGGCGCCGACGTCATGGTGCTCTCCGCCGCGGCCTGGGGCGGCCCGTCGGTGGGCGCGCTGGTCTTCCGCCAGCCCGAGATTCTCGACCGGTTGCCCGCCGTGTCCTACGACGCCGCCGCCCGCGGGCCGGAGCGGCTCGAGCTCGGCGACGCCCCCGTGGCGCTGCTCGCGGGCCTGGCCGCCTCGGTCGACCACCTCGCCGAGCTGGACGACCGCGCCCGGGGTTCGCGCCGCGACCGCGTGCTGACCTCGATGTCCTCGCTGCGGGCCCACCACGACGAGCTGACCGCCCACCTCGTCCAGGAACTCCGCTACCTGCCCGGCGTCACCGTCATCGGCGACCCGGCCCGCCGGATCCCGACGGTCGCGTTCGTGGTCGCGGGCCGCACCGCCCAGGAGGTCGCCGAACGCGTGGCCGACCGGGGGGTCTGCGTGCTGATCGACCCCGGGGACCAGGGGGCCCTCGAGGTGATCGGCGGGGCCGAGATCGGCGGCGTCGTCAAGGTCGGCCTCGCGCACTACACCTCGCGCGCCGACGTGGACGCGCTGCTGGGGGCCCTGTCGCGCATGTGA
- a CDS encoding transposase, with protein MLDAVDALDLSALTGSYRLGGRGRRAYDPAMMLALLIYAYAVGESSSRRIEARCEHDVAFRVIAAGDAPDHSSIAGFRVRHRDTFADLFVQVLRLCREAGLVKVGTIALDGTKMRANASSGANRTAAGIKAALDAETAPDAETAPGAGGDAAVVAEQLRRAEATDAAEDAEFGSDRGDEPPPGMRDRSGQRSRFAAAAARIAAREAAEAAQQQGAQARYEQKVAAREAYRAEHGRNPRGRPPKPPAAPDPDRKPGRANTTDPDSVVMATRQGFVQGYNTQVVASEDQVILDAEVVTDTNDTQQLAPMTRAALIMLRLLGLEVPHTVLADAGYWNTTAITEMDTAHDRGLGPEPVVPPDRAALRPEPGGHDPQRQSTRARRMRERLREPDRRAHYQRRSGIIEPVFGQIKQRTGDRFRLRGLAAVNAEFKLIAMTHNLLKLHVASP; from the coding sequence GTGCTCGACGCGGTCGACGCGCTGGACCTCAGCGCGTTGACCGGGTCCTACCGGCTCGGTGGGCGGGGCCGGCGGGCCTACGACCCGGCGATGATGCTGGCGCTGTTGATCTACGCCTATGCGGTCGGGGAGTCCTCGTCGCGCCGCATCGAGGCCCGCTGCGAGCACGACGTGGCGTTCCGGGTGATCGCCGCCGGGGACGCACCGGATCACAGCAGCATCGCCGGGTTCCGGGTCCGGCACCGGGACACCTTCGCGGACCTGTTCGTCCAGGTCCTGCGGCTGTGTCGGGAAGCGGGGCTGGTCAAGGTCGGCACCATCGCCCTCGACGGCACCAAGATGCGCGCCAACGCCTCCTCCGGGGCCAACCGCACCGCCGCCGGCATCAAGGCCGCGCTCGACGCCGAGACCGCCCCTGACGCCGAGACCGCCCCTGGGGCTGGGGGTGACGCGGCGGTGGTCGCCGAGCAGCTGCGGCGCGCGGAGGCGACCGACGCGGCCGAGGATGCCGAGTTCGGCTCCGATCGCGGCGACGAACCGCCGCCGGGGATGCGGGACCGGTCGGGGCAGCGGTCCCGGTTCGCGGCGGCCGCGGCGCGGATCGCGGCCCGCGAGGCGGCCGAAGCCGCCCAGCAGCAGGGGGCGCAGGCCCGCTACGAGCAGAAGGTCGCGGCGCGGGAGGCCTACCGGGCCGAACACGGCCGCAACCCGCGCGGGCGGCCCCCGAAGCCACCGGCCGCTCCCGATCCCGACCGCAAGCCGGGCCGGGCGAACACCACCGACCCGGACTCGGTGGTGATGGCGACCCGCCAGGGCTTCGTGCAGGGCTACAACACCCAGGTCGTGGCCAGCGAGGACCAGGTCATCCTGGACGCCGAGGTCGTCACCGACACCAACGACACCCAGCAGCTCGCGCCGATGACCCGCGCCGCGCTGATCATGCTGCGGCTGCTCGGGCTCGAGGTCCCGCACACCGTGCTCGCCGACGCCGGCTACTGGAACACCACCGCCATCACCGAGATGGACACCGCCCACGACCGAGGTCTCGGCCCGGAGCCGGTGGTGCCGCCCGACCGGGCGGCGCTGCGACCCGAGCCCGGCGGGCACGACCCGCAACGCCAGTCCACCCGCGCCCGGCGCATGCGTGAACGGCTCCGCGAACCCGACCGACGCGCCCACTACCAGCGCCGCTCCGGGATCATCGAACCCGTCTTCGGGCAGATCAAGCAACGCACCGGCGACCGGTTCCGGCTCCGCGGACTGGCCGCGGTCAACGCCGAGTTCAAGCTGATCGCGATGACCCACAACCTGCTCAAACTCCACGTCGCCAGCCCCTGA
- a CDS encoding zinc-binding dehydrogenase has protein sequence MYGIAIREPGGPEVLEWTEQPDPEPGTGEVVLDVVAAGVNRADVMQRQGNYPPPPGASELPGLECSGRVSAVGSGVSGWNVGDEACALLAGGGYAEKVVVPTAQLLPVPAGVSLVDAGGLPEVACTVWSNLVLTAGLRSGQTLLVHGGSGGIGTHAIQVGKALGVSVLATAGHDDRLQLCRDLGADAALDYHGDLVELVKEATDGRGADVVLDHIGARNLDANLDSMANGGRMVIIGLMGGAKGEINLAKMLTRRLSVAATSLRGRPTDGPDGKGTIVAAVRSDLWPLVESGRVKPVVHERIPMPEAARAHQLMDDGGVVGKIILEVPEAGEH, from the coding sequence GTGTACGGCATCGCCATCCGTGAGCCCGGCGGACCCGAGGTCCTCGAGTGGACCGAACAGCCCGACCCCGAGCCGGGGACCGGCGAGGTGGTCCTCGACGTCGTCGCGGCGGGGGTGAACCGCGCCGACGTCATGCAGCGGCAGGGCAACTACCCGCCGCCGCCCGGCGCCTCGGAGCTGCCCGGCCTCGAGTGCTCGGGCCGCGTCAGCGCCGTGGGCTCCGGTGTGAGCGGCTGGAACGTCGGTGACGAGGCCTGCGCGCTGCTCGCCGGCGGCGGCTACGCGGAGAAGGTCGTGGTCCCCACGGCGCAGCTGCTCCCGGTCCCGGCGGGCGTCTCGCTGGTCGACGCGGGCGGCCTGCCCGAGGTGGCCTGCACGGTCTGGTCGAACCTCGTCCTGACGGCGGGTCTGCGCTCCGGCCAGACGCTGCTCGTCCACGGCGGGAGCGGTGGGATCGGGACGCACGCCATCCAGGTCGGGAAGGCCCTCGGCGTGTCGGTGCTCGCGACGGCGGGCCACGACGACCGGCTCCAGCTCTGCCGCGACCTCGGGGCGGACGCCGCGCTGGACTACCACGGCGACCTCGTCGAGCTGGTCAAGGAGGCCACCGACGGTCGGGGCGCCGACGTCGTCCTCGACCACATCGGCGCCCGCAACCTCGACGCCAACCTCGACTCGATGGCCAACGGCGGCCGGATGGTGATCATCGGGCTGATGGGCGGCGCCAAGGGCGAGATCAACCTGGCGAAGATGCTCACCCGCCGACTCTCCGTGGCCGCCACGTCCCTGCGCGGACGCCCGACCGACGGGCCCGACGGCAAGGGCACCATCGTCGCCGCCGTGCGCAGCGACCTGTGGCCGCTGGTGGAGTCGGGCCGGGTCAAGCCGGTCGTCCACGAGCGCATCCCGATGCCCGAGGCCGCGCGGGCCCATCAGCTGATGGACGACGGCGGGGTCGTCGGGAAGATCATCCTCGAGGTGCCGGAGGCAGGTGAGCACTAA
- a CDS encoding MarR family winged helix-turn-helix transcriptional regulator, which produces MSTSEEPRWLDAEEWRAWRNFIAGQALLLGRLGRELSDTHDLAFADYEILVRLSEKPDHRQRMTSLAEEVVASKSRLSHQVARLEGQGLVRREVCDSDGRGVFAVLTPEGFSRLEKAAPDHLRGVREHFVDLLDEDERRVMGDVMERIVAKLRP; this is translated from the coding sequence ATGTCCACCTCGGAGGAGCCGCGCTGGCTCGACGCCGAGGAGTGGCGTGCCTGGCGGAACTTCATCGCCGGGCAGGCGCTCCTGCTCGGCCGCCTGGGTCGGGAGCTGTCCGACACCCACGATCTCGCGTTCGCCGACTACGAGATCCTGGTCCGGCTCTCCGAGAAGCCCGACCACCGCCAGCGGATGACGTCGCTGGCCGAGGAGGTCGTGGCCTCGAAGTCCCGCCTCTCGCACCAGGTCGCCCGCCTCGAGGGGCAGGGCCTGGTCCGCCGCGAGGTGTGCGACTCCGACGGGCGCGGCGTCTTCGCCGTCCTCACCCCCGAGGGCTTCTCCCGCCTCGAGAAGGCGGCGCCGGACCACCTCCGCGGCGTCCGGGAGCACTTCGTCGACCTCCTCGACGAGGACGAGCGCCGGGTGATGGGCGACGTCATGGAGCGCATCGTCGCCAAGCTCCGTCCCTAG
- a CDS encoding TetR family transcriptional regulator produces MARRSDSLSRDRIVAAAIEVLDAAGESGLTFRVLSERLATGPGAIYWHVANKGELLAAATDAVVVAALTEEPASGSPQDRLRAVALGLFDAVDEHPWMAAQLSAGAWQAGGPRIVEAVGRQVRALGVPPRDWFVTATVLVQYILGAAAQNAANARSAGPDTSREEMLDAMATRWEALDPQEWSFTRTVGDQMRHHDDRDQFVAGIDIAVAGIAALYPAS; encoded by the coding sequence GTGGCCCGACGCTCCGACTCGCTCTCCCGGGACCGCATCGTGGCGGCGGCGATCGAGGTGCTCGACGCCGCCGGCGAGAGCGGGCTGACCTTCCGGGTGCTCTCCGAACGCCTCGCGACGGGGCCCGGTGCGATCTACTGGCACGTGGCGAACAAGGGCGAGCTGCTCGCGGCCGCGACCGACGCCGTCGTGGTCGCGGCCCTGACGGAGGAGCCCGCGTCCGGGTCGCCGCAGGACCGGCTGCGGGCGGTCGCCCTCGGCCTGTTCGACGCGGTGGACGAGCACCCGTGGATGGCGGCCCAGCTCTCGGCCGGCGCGTGGCAGGCGGGCGGACCGCGCATCGTGGAGGCGGTCGGCCGTCAGGTCCGGGCGCTCGGGGTGCCGCCGCGGGACTGGTTCGTCACCGCGACGGTGCTGGTCCAGTACATCCTCGGCGCGGCGGCCCAGAACGCCGCGAACGCGCGGTCGGCCGGGCCGGACACGAGCCGCGAGGAGATGCTCGACGCGATGGCGACGCGGTGGGAGGCGCTCGACCCGCAGGAGTGGTCGTTCACCCGCACCGTCGGCGACCAGATGCGCCACCACGACGACCGGGACCAGTTCGTCGCCGGAATCGACATCGCCGTGGCCGGGATCGCGGCGCTCTACCCGGCGTCGTGA
- a CDS encoding FAD-dependent oxidoreductase: MVTIIGAGLGGLVLARVLHVHGIPAVVFEGEASAEARAQGGMLDIHAEDGQPALEAAGLTEGFRALVLEGREAMRIVDAHGTVLLEHSDDGTGGRPEVQRAELRRLLLDSLPEGTVRWGHKVTAVRPLGDGRHEVSFADGTTVTTDVLVGADGAWSKVRPLVSDASPTYSGRCYVETWLYDGDVRHPEAAAAVGDGALMALAPGQGISAHRESGGTLHGYVALTRPLAWFDALEPATVTERVAAHFAGWAPELTALLIESDTEPVIRRLHTLPAGHRWDRVPGVTLVGDAAHLAPPNGDGANLAMRDGAELALALAAHPDDVEAALAAFEAGMFARGEAAAAEGDLAEILYGPDSPHSLVRMFEEMAS, from the coding sequence ATGGTCACGATCATCGGCGCCGGCCTCGGTGGCCTGGTGCTCGCCCGCGTCCTGCACGTGCACGGCATCCCGGCCGTCGTGTTCGAGGGGGAGGCCTCGGCGGAGGCCCGCGCCCAGGGCGGGATGCTCGACATCCACGCCGAGGACGGGCAGCCCGCGCTCGAGGCGGCCGGTCTCACGGAGGGGTTCCGGGCCCTCGTCCTGGAGGGTCGCGAGGCGATGCGGATCGTCGACGCCCACGGCACCGTGCTCCTCGAGCACTCCGACGACGGGACCGGCGGCCGTCCGGAGGTCCAGCGCGCCGAGCTCCGCCGCCTGCTGCTCGACTCGCTGCCCGAGGGCACGGTGCGGTGGGGGCACAAGGTCACCGCGGTGCGGCCGCTCGGCGACGGCCGCCACGAGGTGTCCTTCGCCGACGGCACGACCGTCACCACCGACGTCCTCGTCGGCGCGGACGGCGCCTGGTCGAAGGTCCGGCCGCTGGTCTCGGACGCCAGCCCGACCTACAGCGGGCGCTGCTACGTCGAGACCTGGCTGTACGACGGCGACGTCCGCCACCCTGAGGCCGCCGCGGCGGTGGGCGACGGGGCGCTCATGGCGCTGGCCCCCGGACAGGGCATCTCCGCCCACCGCGAGAGCGGCGGCACGCTGCACGGCTACGTCGCGCTGACCCGTCCGCTCGCGTGGTTCGACGCCCTGGAGCCCGCCACCGTCACCGAGCGGGTCGCCGCGCACTTCGCGGGCTGGGCCCCCGAGCTCACGGCCCTGCTCATCGAGAGCGACACCGAGCCCGTGATCCGGCGCCTCCACACCCTGCCCGCCGGCCACCGCTGGGACCGGGTCCCCGGCGTGACCCTCGTCGGCGACGCCGCGCACCTCGCCCCGCCCAACGGCGACGGCGCCAACCTCGCGATGCGGGACGGCGCCGAGCTCGCCCTGGCCCTCGCCGCCCACCCCGACGACGTCGAGGCCGCCCTGGCCGCGTTCGAGGCGGGCATGTTCGCGCGCGGCGAGGCGGCCGCCGCGGAGGGCGACCTCGCCGAGATCCTGTACGGCCCGGACTCTCCGCACTCGCTGGTGCGGATGTTCGAGGAGATGGCTTCCTGA
- a CDS encoding low temperature requirement protein A has translation MTSPRTEWRRPMVARDPQESHRAASPLELLFDLAFVVAIARAAAELHHAIAEDHVGAGLASYLLVFFAIWWSWINFTWFASAYDCDDAPYRALALLKMAGVLVLAVGVPDVFRGELGTVILGYTIMRVAMVALWLRAAAGDPSRRRVCRTYAAGLVVLQVLWVLLVLVPSPWIYVGAVVLIVAEVSLPPLAESRGPATPWHPEHIAERYGLLTLIVLGEVILGITNAFAGALNEAGFSIGLLVLGLGGLFVVVGLWWIYFLAGDDEGLTSLRVALTWGYGHYLVFGAVAAVGGGIEAAVDVEEHIAHVSPVTAAFAVAVPIAVVLVTLTLLRRLTWASGSLVPGLAVGGAVGVLVCAGLAGLVGDGVSILLMGLVLLAVLVAFLLTARRRAGSSGTSAVAHG, from the coding sequence GTGACGAGCCCACGCACCGAGTGGCGGCGGCCGATGGTCGCCCGGGATCCGCAGGAGTCGCACCGCGCGGCGTCGCCGCTGGAGCTGCTGTTCGACCTGGCGTTCGTGGTCGCGATCGCCCGGGCGGCCGCCGAGCTGCACCACGCGATCGCCGAGGACCACGTCGGCGCCGGCCTCGCGAGCTACCTGCTCGTGTTCTTCGCGATCTGGTGGTCGTGGATCAACTTCACCTGGTTCGCCTCGGCCTACGACTGCGACGACGCGCCCTACCGCGCCCTCGCCCTGCTCAAGATGGCGGGCGTCCTGGTGCTGGCGGTGGGCGTCCCCGACGTGTTCCGCGGCGAGCTCGGCACCGTGATCCTCGGCTACACGATCATGCGCGTCGCGATGGTCGCGCTCTGGCTGCGGGCCGCCGCCGGCGATCCTTCCCGACGACGGGTCTGCCGCACCTACGCCGCCGGGCTCGTCGTCCTGCAGGTGCTCTGGGTGCTCCTGGTGCTGGTCCCGTCGCCGTGGATCTACGTCGGCGCGGTCGTGCTGATCGTCGCGGAGGTGTCGCTGCCCCCGCTCGCCGAGTCCCGCGGGCCCGCGACCCCGTGGCACCCGGAGCACATCGCCGAGCGCTACGGCCTGCTGACGCTGATCGTGCTGGGCGAGGTGATCCTCGGGATCACGAACGCCTTCGCGGGCGCGCTGAACGAGGCGGGCTTCTCGATCGGCCTGCTGGTGCTCGGGCTGGGCGGGCTGTTCGTGGTGGTCGGGCTCTGGTGGATCTACTTCCTGGCCGGGGACGACGAGGGGCTCACCTCGCTCCGGGTCGCCCTGACGTGGGGCTACGGGCACTACCTGGTGTTCGGCGCCGTGGCGGCGGTCGGCGGCGGGATCGAGGCGGCGGTCGACGTCGAGGAGCACATCGCGCACGTGTCGCCGGTGACGGCCGCGTTCGCGGTGGCGGTACCGATCGCCGTGGTGCTGGTGACCCTCACCCTGCTGCGGCGCCTCACGTGGGCGTCCGGCTCGTTGGTGCCGGGGCTCGCCGTCGGCGGGGCGGTCGGGGTCCTGGTGTGCGCGGGTCTCGCGGGACTGGTCGGCGACGGGGTGTCGATCCTGCTCATGGGCCTCGTGCTGCTGGCCGTGCTCGTGGCGTTCCTGCTCACGGCGCGGCGGCGGGCGGGGAGCTCCGGAACGTCAGCGGTGGCACACGGCTGA